The DNA sequence TAGCTATCCTATCACTACTCTGCAATATGTCAATTTCGATGGATTATTTGAGActgttttactttttatcttCGAATATGATTGTGAAGTTGAACgtttcttgtttatttttacaacttgttttctttgaatatttattctgtaagtgtttttttttttttttttttttttcattggaaCCGATGATGTCGCGATATcacttttgataaatttataaatatccatctcaaatttcaaaatatctatataaaaaaatgtttgttttaaatgtatcccttttgataaaatatctaCCGTCAATATACTTTTGTAAAGTGtgtactttaaaataatagttaaagcATATTTCgtttgattattttagtacagtcgagtctcgttatgagtccgctcgttatgagtccgtgaaccaggatttccacggaagaccttccccctccacaacgtgaaaaaaaaattaatttcagagtctcgatatgagaccgtatattcatgaaaagaaattaagagtttatttatcatattagtcctattatttgtttataagcaAGACACTGTATAGCTGTATTACTATAAGAAACATAACACTCAAGTcaaacggactcataacgagatactggaaacaatcacgtacacactcacacgcttaaaaagtaggggaagttcaactcacgactgtcgcctgcgctgacagagtgggggtacacaaatttttagaattatattcccctacacccctttatgcgggttcataacgagactcgactgtatttcaaaaaaattatttgaggaTCTGAGGTTTATTGTCACAGGCACTTTATATctccaatttttttcttcggaTATTACGTCATTAATATTTGGTTTGCAAgcataattaatataattatgtagCCGATGTTACTGGCTGGAGTttctgatattttaattttatggatCTTTGTGTTTTGATTCTTACCATGATAAATGTTATCTGCAACATTAAGTATCAGTAAGATGAAATACCGCCGTAAACCATAACTTacacttatattttatatttattatactaaaaataaaaaaaaaatcacgattTTTAGGCCCGAGTAGAGCATACCTAAGCGGATTTGCGCTTAAGGCATACAATATTTCAAGTGTTGGATATAGGATATTAGGAATTTAAAATGAAGATCAACTAACTTTaccaatcatatatatatttttttttgtttttaatttattaatattattttgtattgattggaatattttaatctcatttgtttaatacttaaaaaaatatttttgttttctaataagtacattaaaaaaataatatcttacTATTACGTTCTTATGTTTTTGTTGgttgacaataattatatagtatctaaattactatttgagtaataaaacaattacGATATGAttatcgttaaaatttttatttttactgcacATTATATTCCTATGTAAGACAATAAAAGAATTGATGTGGATTTTATTCGGTGGATATTATTTACAAGGTAGTCTTGAGGACAAAGATTTCATCAAAGTCTCATCACATTTTTAAGACTCATCGTCTGGTGAccaattaaaatcaattataatatctttacctaaatttatttttttaattagcatTAAATCCATCACCAGTCGGATCAAGAAGCCAAGGATAATTATTAGGACACTCCATGCATGTAAAGAGACGTAGAGTTTCACCCGGAAGTTCTCGTGTAGTCAAAGGACACGCATTTGGTAAAGAACAGTACGGTTGTCCTTTTTCATCACAAGTTTCTTTCCAGTCTTGGAAGTCTTTTATTGCTGTTATTTCAGTTGGAGTTTGCATCCACTTGATAACCTGATAATTacataatcatataaataaataatatttttgaatatgtaaataattaaaataataaaataaataaacaaacctGAACCATAGTAACAAAATAGACATCATTTTTCGTTAACatttcttcaataaatttaataagttcatctttgaattcttttttacttttaagcCAAGATGCATGGAAATGAAGACCAAGAGGTGCACGATTTGAATTGTAATGTCTGTTGAAATTATGTCTGAGTAATCTTCCGAATTGGTCACCAGCCTGAACGTTAGAACATGAATCAACCATATGACAACCAGGAAGCGATTCATCAAATGTTGGGTCATCACGACGATCAAGTTCATTCATAACCATTTCCCATACTGGATGAGATCTTGATGGACAATTACCACCATTACCATTACATTTATGTGGCATTCTGAAGTAAAGAGTGTAAGGCCAGATTGGAACACGTCCAAGTGAAGCAGTAATTGAGGCATCATAGACGAAAAATTGATCTGCcatcatttcaaattgtttattaccaCCAACTCTAAGATAAGGAGCACGAACACCAATAATTGAACCATCTGTTATGTTTGCAAAACGTTCAATAATCAATCTAGCACCAGCCATTTCAGCAAGCCAATCATCGTAACTTCCTTGAGTCCAATACTGTGGATCAT is a window from the Microplitis demolitor isolate Queensland-Clemson2020A chromosome 4, iyMicDemo2.1a, whole genome shotgun sequence genome containing:
- the LOC103570570 gene encoding chitin deacetylase 1 isoform X2; this translates as MSPKLIFLLGCLTLFTVIVRAQDDDSSDGLDPNAEELCENRPGDEYFRLSTDGDCRDVVRCTRSGLKQITCPSGLAFDLDKQTCDWKGKVKNCDQLEKPRKILPILKTDEPVCPEGKLSCGNGECVDKELFCNGKPDCKDESDENACTVETDPNRAPDCDTTQCVLPDCYCSADGTRIPGNIEVSQVPQMITITFNGAVNIDNIDLYEEIFNGQRHNPNGCTIRGTFFVSHKYTNYSAVQDLHRKGNEISIFSLTHKDDPQYWTQGSYDDWLAEMAGARLIIERFANITDGSIIGVRAPYLRVGGNKQFEMMADQFFVYDASITASLGRVPIWPYTLYFRMPHKCNGNGGNCPSRSHPVWEMVMNELDRRDDPTFDESLPGCHMVDSCSNVQAGDQFGRLLRHNFNRHYNSNRAPLGLHFHASWLKSKKEFKDELIKFIEEMLTKNDVYFVTMVQVIKWMQTPTEITAIKDFQDWKETCDEKGQPYCSLPNACPLTTRELPGETLRLFTCMECPNNYPWLLDPTGDGFNAN
- the LOC103570570 gene encoding chitin deacetylase 1 isoform X1; translated protein: MSPKLIFLLGCLTLFTVIVRAQDDDSSDGLDPNAEELCENRPGDEYFRLSTDGDCRDVVRCDKASEIGVTRLASVKCPTGLAFDIERQTCDWKTNVKNCDQLEKPRKILPILKTDEPVCPEGKLSCGNGECVDKELFCNGKPDCKDESDENACTVETDPNRAPDCDTTQCVLPDCYCSADGTRIPGNIEVSQVPQMITITFNGAVNIDNIDLYEEIFNGQRHNPNGCTIRGTFFVSHKYTNYSAVQDLHRKGNEISIFSLTHKDDPQYWTQGSYDDWLAEMAGARLIIERFANITDGSIIGVRAPYLRVGGNKQFEMMADQFFVYDASITASLGRVPIWPYTLYFRMPHKCNGNGGNCPSRSHPVWEMVMNELDRRDDPTFDESLPGCHMVDSCSNVQAGDQFGRLLRHNFNRHYNSNRAPLGLHFHASWLKSKKEFKDELIKFIEEMLTKNDVYFVTMVQVIKWMQTPTEITAIKDFQDWKETCDEKGQPYCSLPNACPLTTRELPGETLRLFTCMECPNNYPWLLDPTGDGFNAN